A genomic window from Planococcus rifietoensis includes:
- the yugI gene encoding S1 domain-containing post-transcriptional regulator GSP13, whose amino-acid sequence MTKTYQTGDKVSGKVTGIQPYGAFVALDDQTQGLVHISEITHGYVKEVSEYLSVGQEVDVKVLDVDAKSKKISLSIRALQEQPPAAQKSEKPRQSLQSHVNENDSEGFNSLKDKMQEWIKRSGQ is encoded by the coding sequence ATGACAAAAACGTATCAAACAGGAGATAAAGTCTCCGGCAAAGTAACAGGAATCCAGCCATACGGTGCATTCGTTGCACTTGACGACCAAACACAAGGACTTGTCCACATTTCAGAAATTACGCACGGTTATGTGAAAGAAGTCAGCGAATACTTGTCTGTTGGACAGGAAGTAGACGTGAAAGTATTGGACGTCGATGCTAAATCGAAAAAAATCAGCTTGTCGATCCGCGCGTTGCAAGAACAGCCGCCGGCAGCTCAAAAAAGCGAAAAACCACGTCAATCTCTTCAATCACACGTGAATGAGAATGATTCTGAAGGATTCAACTCCTTGAAAGACAAAATGCAGGAATGGATCAAACGTTCCGGCCAATAA
- a CDS encoding helix-turn-helix domain-containing protein, with the protein MKKDLHTQLKMLREERNLSLDDLSLKTRIGTARLESYESGEEVPSVQTILVLSNALEVPASNLLDGLETTK; encoded by the coding sequence TTGAAAAAAGATTTGCACACCCAATTGAAAATGCTGCGGGAAGAACGCAATTTGTCGCTCGATGACTTGTCTTTAAAGACACGCATCGGCACAGCGCGCCTTGAATCCTATGAAAGCGGCGAAGAAGTACCGTCCGTCCAAACGATCCTTGTGCTATCAAATGCACTCGAAGTACCTGCTTCCAACTTGCTTGACGGATTGGAAACTACAAAATAA
- the pruA gene encoding L-glutamate gamma-semialdehyde dehydrogenase codes for MIPYKHEPFTDFSIEENRKAYLEGLKTVEGYLGQDYPLIIGGERVTTEDKIVSFNPADKEEIVGRVSKSNKELAEKAMQEADAAFKTWKKVKPEVRADVLFRAAAIIRRRKHEFSALLTKEAGKPWNEADADTAEAIDFLEYYGRQMLRLKDGMPMESRPGEYNRYDYIPLGVGVVISPWNFAFAIMAGTTVAAMVAGNTVLLKPASTTPVVAYKFIEVLEEAGMPKGVVNYIPGPGAEVGDYLVDHPNTRFISFTGSKEVGLRIAERSSKVNEGQIWMKRLIAEMGGKNTMVVDNNADLELAAQSIVKSAFGFSGQKCSAGSRAVIVEDVYDEVLERVVELTNELTIGNTVDQSNFMGPVIDGNSYKKIMDYIEIGKGEGRLVAGGEGDDSTGFFVNPTVFADLDPQARIMQEEIFGPVVGLMKAKDFKEAIDIANNTEYGLTGGVITNNREHLEYARDEFHVGNLYFNRGCTGAIVGYQSFGGFNMSGTDSKAGGPDYLVLHMQAQTTSEMF; via the coding sequence ATGATTCCCTACAAACATGAACCATTCACAGATTTCTCGATCGAGGAGAATCGCAAAGCATACTTGGAAGGCCTGAAAACGGTTGAAGGATACCTTGGCCAGGATTACCCGCTAATTATCGGCGGAGAACGCGTAACGACTGAAGACAAAATCGTTTCATTCAATCCGGCGGATAAAGAAGAAATCGTTGGGCGCGTCTCCAAATCAAATAAAGAACTCGCAGAAAAAGCTATGCAAGAAGCGGACGCTGCCTTTAAAACATGGAAAAAAGTGAAACCTGAAGTACGTGCAGATGTGTTGTTCAGGGCAGCTGCGATCATTCGCCGCCGTAAACACGAATTCTCTGCGCTACTTACTAAAGAAGCAGGCAAGCCTTGGAATGAAGCAGATGCAGATACTGCAGAAGCAATCGATTTCCTAGAATACTACGGCCGCCAAATGCTGCGCCTCAAAGACGGCATGCCAATGGAAAGCCGCCCTGGCGAATACAACCGCTATGACTATATCCCACTTGGCGTCGGCGTCGTCATCTCTCCGTGGAACTTTGCATTCGCGATCATGGCGGGTACAACAGTGGCAGCGATGGTAGCAGGGAACACGGTACTATTGAAGCCAGCTTCAACTACTCCGGTTGTCGCTTATAAATTCATCGAAGTATTGGAAGAAGCAGGCATGCCAAAAGGCGTCGTCAACTATATTCCTGGACCGGGAGCTGAAGTCGGCGACTATTTGGTCGACCACCCGAACACTCGCTTCATTTCATTCACAGGTTCAAAAGAAGTGGGCTTGCGCATCGCAGAACGTTCTTCGAAAGTGAATGAAGGACAAATCTGGATGAAACGCTTGATCGCTGAAATGGGCGGCAAGAACACAATGGTCGTCGACAACAACGCAGACCTTGAGCTTGCTGCACAATCCATCGTCAAATCCGCTTTCGGCTTTAGCGGACAGAAATGTTCTGCCGGATCACGTGCTGTCATCGTAGAAGATGTCTACGACGAAGTACTTGAGCGCGTAGTGGAATTGACAAATGAACTAACGATCGGCAACACAGTTGACCAGTCGAACTTCATGGGTCCTGTCATTGATGGAAACTCATACAAAAAAATCATGGATTACATCGAAATTGGCAAAGGCGAAGGCCGCCTAGTTGCTGGTGGAGAAGGCGACGATTCCACAGGATTCTTCGTGAACCCAACAGTCTTCGCTGACTTGGATCCACAAGCCCGCATCATGCAGGAAGAAATCTTCGGGCCGGTTGTTGGCTTGATGAAAGCAAAAGATTTCAAAGAAGCGATTGATATCGCCAACAACACAGAATACGGCTTGACTGGCGGCGTCATCACCAACAACCGTGAACACCTTGAGTATGCACGCGACGAGTTCCATGTTGGTAACTTGTATTTCAACCGCGGCTGCACAGGCGCAATCGTCGGTTATCAATCATTCGGCGGATTCAACATGTCCGGTACTGACTCAAAAGCAGGCGGACCAGACTACTTGGTTCTTCACATGCAAGCTCAAACAACTTCTGAGATGTTTTAA
- a CDS encoding MFS transporter produces the protein MDTQKRNFYIIMFTNFLVAGSTTMIMPFLSLYIESLGNFSDEYVQRWSGLVFGVTFVAALFMSPVWGRIADKYGFKPILIINGFGIATSIFLMGTADSVLGLFMIRLFMGVVTGFIPTSLAFVSSQTSKETAGKTLGTLQMGSVSGTLFGPVIGGLMADAFGFTYTFLITATIIGIAALFVVFGLKEIRKPKRKGAHVYARSTVIHGILHHRLLLNVMIITALIQIGNFSIQPLLSLYVAELTEGTAQVAFLAGVTFSATGVGNLLFARLWGRLGDSVGYEKILGLLLLLAFVFIIPQAFVTELWQLIVLRLFFGVAVGGMIPTTTALMRREAPIDIQGEVMGYNTSFRFLGNIVGPMFGGIVSGFIGISSVFVVTGSLFVFAFVFLWYTKKQPDQDFEDVLLEQELKHS, from the coding sequence CTGGATACTCAAAAAAGAAATTTCTATATCATCATGTTTACCAATTTCCTGGTCGCCGGCAGCACGACGATGATTATGCCGTTTTTGTCGCTGTACATCGAATCACTCGGCAATTTTTCGGATGAATATGTGCAGCGCTGGTCAGGGCTGGTATTTGGCGTGACCTTTGTTGCCGCGTTGTTCATGTCGCCGGTATGGGGACGCATCGCCGACAAATACGGCTTTAAGCCGATCCTAATTATCAATGGCTTCGGGATTGCCACGAGCATCTTTTTGATGGGGACGGCCGATTCCGTACTCGGATTGTTCATGATCCGCTTGTTCATGGGGGTCGTTACGGGATTCATCCCGACTTCCCTTGCTTTCGTCAGTTCCCAAACGTCCAAGGAGACAGCCGGCAAGACGCTCGGCACGCTTCAAATGGGCAGTGTATCAGGCACCTTGTTCGGCCCGGTGATCGGCGGCTTAATGGCGGATGCGTTCGGTTTCACATACACCTTCCTCATCACAGCCACCATCATTGGCATCGCCGCATTGTTTGTCGTCTTCGGGCTGAAAGAAATCCGCAAGCCGAAACGAAAAGGTGCCCATGTCTATGCGCGCAGCACCGTGATTCACGGCATCTTGCACCACCGTTTGCTGCTGAATGTCATGATCATCACAGCTTTGATTCAAATCGGCAATTTCAGCATCCAGCCCTTATTGTCTTTATATGTGGCGGAATTGACGGAAGGCACTGCACAAGTAGCCTTTCTCGCAGGCGTCACTTTCAGTGCGACAGGCGTCGGCAATTTGCTGTTCGCTAGGCTCTGGGGGCGGCTCGGGGATTCGGTCGGCTATGAGAAGATCCTCGGCTTGCTGTTGCTGCTGGCGTTTGTGTTCATCATCCCACAAGCCTTTGTCACCGAGCTTTGGCAGCTGATCGTTCTGCGCTTGTTCTTTGGGGTAGCGGTCGGCGGCATGATTCCGACAACGACTGCCCTGATGCGCCGCGAAGCACCAATCGATATCCAAGGCGAAGTGATGGGCTATAACACCAGCTTCCGCTTTCTCGGGAATATCGTCGGGCCGATGTTCGGCGGCATCGTCAGTGGGTTTATCGGAATTTCTTCCGTCTTCGTTGTAACCGGATCATTATTCGTTTTCGCCTTCGTTTTCCTCTGGTATACAAAAAAACAACCGGACCAGGATTTCGAAGATGTACTCTTGGAACAAGAGCTGAAACACTCCTAA
- a CDS encoding peptidylprolyl isomerase, whose product MKKTLWSVMLLFSVVTLAACGSSGEQQETGSTEPAPTEELQGYPQLEPGITEETVVDMNTSEGTIRIRLFPEIAPKAVENFLGHAESGYYDGVIFHRVIEDFMLQTGDPTGTGGGGESIYGEPFEDEFSDRLFNFRGALSMANAGPGTNGSQFFIVQAKEIKEGSASDYPEEITAAYEEMGGTPWLDGMHTVFGQVDEGMDVVDKIAAVEKGANDKPLEDIVIESIDIIEQ is encoded by the coding sequence ATGAAAAAAACTTTATGGTCAGTAATGCTACTGTTCTCTGTCGTTACGTTAGCAGCTTGCGGGAGCTCAGGAGAACAACAAGAGACAGGCAGCACGGAGCCTGCTCCAACAGAAGAATTGCAAGGCTATCCGCAGCTTGAACCAGGTATAACGGAAGAAACGGTTGTGGATATGAATACATCAGAAGGCACGATCCGCATCCGGCTATTCCCGGAAATCGCGCCAAAAGCGGTAGAGAATTTCCTGGGGCATGCCGAATCTGGTTATTATGACGGCGTTATTTTCCACCGCGTCATAGAAGACTTCATGTTGCAGACCGGTGACCCGACCGGCACAGGAGGCGGGGGCGAAAGCATTTACGGTGAGCCTTTCGAAGATGAATTCAGCGACCGGCTATTCAATTTCCGCGGCGCTTTGTCGATGGCAAATGCTGGGCCGGGAACGAACGGCAGCCAGTTCTTTATCGTGCAGGCAAAAGAAATAAAAGAAGGAAGTGCCTCTGATTACCCGGAAGAAATCACGGCAGCTTACGAAGAAATGGGCGGAACGCCTTGGCTTGACGGGATGCATACAGTCTTCGGGCAGGTCGATGAAGGCATGGATGTCGTCGACAAAATCGCAGCTGTCGAAAAAGGCGCAAATGATAAACCGCTTGAAGACATCGTCATCGAATCGATCGACATCATCGAGCAATAA
- a CDS encoding DUF1871 family protein, with protein MDTVDMDKRALRIMEGWDPFSVGTGEYHTEANDVIDRLHDIDHPSDLAKAIQGIYESSFKQWIPLEKCVEVSYKLLAVKYEAKHII; from the coding sequence ATGGATACGGTGGACATGGATAAAAGAGCGCTGAGGATTATGGAAGGGTGGGACCCATTTTCTGTCGGCACTGGCGAGTACCACACAGAAGCGAATGATGTCATCGACAGGCTGCACGATATCGACCATCCATCAGATTTAGCGAAAGCGATCCAAGGCATATACGAATCAAGCTTCAAGCAATGGATTCCGCTTGAGAAATGTGTGGAAGTTTCCTATAAGCTATTGGCCGTAAAGTATGAAGCAAAACACATCATTTGA
- a CDS encoding sigma 54-interacting transcriptional regulator, which yields MNEQQIDLAPFYKFAGDHVAVGIHAIDSKGKTILYNRKMREIEGFDFQELTDRSLLEMFRFDQTQSTLLQVLTSGTPILNIKQTYWNRKGQEITTINDSYPVFEGEVLIGAIELARDVTTLERVIYQPLKKYEEPITFASLTAVSASMKNIIARAEKAAAAKLPVLLVGESGTGKELLAEAIHSAHASELPMHILYCHGTDSRLIDELDKEIERMQHGTIYCERIDLLPRALQMQLLEVVERHAAGDCYFVASVGDDPVELISSNTLVKDLYYFFSAMTIKVEPLRRRKEDILPFVDDYFSRHRMKVGSVIRSLSEEVEKLFLSYDWPGNLKELELLLDEITSLVTTQEVVTASMLPHHFKLKTQSGSLQPEDFLVRSDKDLLPLEEYLQEAEMYYLEKAMDLYGGNVTKAAQALGMSRQNLQYRLRKIKKNAQST from the coding sequence ATGAACGAACAGCAAATAGACTTGGCCCCTTTTTATAAATTCGCTGGAGATCACGTGGCTGTAGGGATACACGCTATCGACAGCAAAGGGAAAACCATTTTATATAACCGCAAGATGCGGGAAATCGAAGGCTTTGATTTTCAGGAATTAACGGACCGGTCGCTTTTGGAGATGTTCCGTTTCGACCAAACGCAGAGCACATTGCTTCAAGTGCTGACGAGTGGAACCCCAATATTGAATATCAAGCAAACCTATTGGAACCGTAAAGGGCAGGAGATCACCACCATCAACGACAGTTATCCGGTCTTTGAAGGCGAAGTGCTGATCGGCGCGATTGAACTCGCACGGGATGTCACGACCTTGGAGCGGGTTATCTACCAGCCATTAAAAAAGTACGAGGAACCGATTACATTCGCGAGCTTGACTGCCGTATCGGCGAGCATGAAAAACATTATTGCCCGTGCAGAAAAAGCTGCCGCCGCCAAACTTCCGGTATTATTGGTCGGTGAATCCGGAACTGGCAAAGAGCTGCTCGCAGAAGCCATCCATTCCGCCCATGCTTCTGAGCTTCCAATGCATATTCTGTATTGTCATGGTACCGATAGCCGGTTGATTGATGAGTTGGATAAGGAAATCGAACGCATGCAGCACGGCACGATTTATTGTGAGCGCATCGACTTGTTGCCGCGCGCCTTGCAGATGCAATTGCTTGAAGTGGTTGAACGGCATGCGGCAGGCGATTGTTATTTTGTTGCAAGCGTCGGTGACGATCCCGTCGAGCTGATCTCTTCTAATACTCTAGTAAAAGATTTATATTATTTCTTCTCGGCCATGACCATCAAAGTGGAACCATTGCGCCGCAGGAAAGAAGACATCCTGCCGTTTGTCGATGATTATTTCTCCAGGCACCGCATGAAAGTCGGATCGGTCATACGCTCTTTGTCAGAAGAAGTGGAGAAATTATTCCTCAGCTATGACTGGCCGGGCAACCTGAAAGAACTCGAATTGCTGTTGGATGAAATCACGTCGCTCGTTACGACACAGGAAGTAGTGACGGCTTCCATGCTCCCGCACCATTTCAAGCTAAAAACCCAAAGCGGGTCGCTTCAGCCGGAGGATTTTCTGGTCCGCTCCGATAAGGACTTGCTGCCGCTCGAGGAGTATTTGCAGGAAGCGGAAATGTACTATTTGGAAAAAGCGATGGATCTATACGGAGGCAATGTGACAAAAGCAGCCCAGGCGCTTGGCATGAGCCGCCAGAATCTTCAATACCGTTTGCGGAAAATCAAAAAAAACGCACAATCGACTTAA
- a CDS encoding MalY/PatB family protein, whose translation MNLFEQTHDRRDSRSVKWGRMESVYGIQDASGILPMWVADMDFPAPPPVTDALRERLEHPIFGYSYICEECKTAAADWLEKRHGLIVQTDWMLFHQGVIPAMASIIDVFTEVGDSVLVTPPVYPPFFSIPRNLGRGVLYSELTEQDGEYTIDWADFEAKLEKARLFILCNPHNPGGKLWTPAELENIVQLCTRHDVLILSDEIHSDLIHAGETHTPLLSVAGSERNRIFTCIAPTKTFNLAGIQAAMIVSPDSDKRSRLEQHMQAHGTGSLNAFAPVAWKAAYEQGEPWLNELLEVLAHHIDYAVERLEGELPGLKIRRPQSTYLLWIDYRALGFTEDEVMKRLLEKGKVALEPGSKYGEAGRGFLRMNIACPTQTLEDGVSRVIRALR comes from the coding sequence TTGAATTTGTTCGAACAAACACATGACAGGCGGGACAGCCGTTCGGTGAAATGGGGGCGGATGGAGTCAGTCTATGGAATCCAGGATGCATCCGGTATATTGCCGATGTGGGTTGCGGATATGGACTTTCCGGCTCCGCCTCCAGTGACTGACGCTTTGCGAGAACGATTGGAACATCCGATTTTCGGTTATTCATACATATGCGAAGAATGTAAAACAGCAGCCGCGGACTGGCTGGAAAAGCGGCATGGCTTAATCGTCCAAACGGATTGGATGCTGTTTCATCAAGGGGTTATCCCGGCCATGGCCAGCATCATCGATGTCTTTACTGAAGTAGGCGATTCAGTGCTGGTGACGCCGCCTGTCTATCCGCCATTTTTCTCCATCCCTAGAAATCTTGGACGCGGGGTCCTGTACTCCGAATTGACAGAGCAAGACGGCGAGTACACCATCGACTGGGCTGATTTCGAAGCCAAGCTTGAAAAAGCACGGTTGTTCATTTTGTGTAATCCGCATAACCCCGGAGGCAAATTATGGACACCTGCTGAATTGGAGAACATCGTCCAGTTGTGCACACGCCATGATGTGTTGATTCTTTCGGATGAAATCCACAGTGACTTAATCCATGCTGGGGAAACCCATACCCCTCTCCTGTCGGTTGCCGGCAGCGAGCGAAACCGCATCTTCACGTGCATCGCCCCGACAAAAACGTTTAACCTGGCAGGAATTCAAGCGGCGATGATCGTTTCTCCCGATTCCGATAAACGCTCTCGTTTGGAACAGCATATGCAAGCACATGGCACCGGCTCTTTGAATGCATTTGCGCCTGTTGCATGGAAAGCCGCATACGAACAAGGTGAACCGTGGCTGAATGAATTGCTCGAAGTGTTAGCACACCATATCGATTATGCGGTGGAACGGCTCGAAGGCGAATTGCCTGGCTTGAAGATCCGCAGACCGCAATCGACATATTTATTGTGGATCGATTACCGGGCGCTCGGTTTCACCGAAGACGAAGTGATGAAACGCCTGCTTGAAAAAGGCAAAGTGGCGCTTGAACCGGGATCGAAATACGGTGAAGCCGGCCGCGGTTTCTTGCGAATGAATATCGCGTGCCCAACACAGACCTTAGAAGATGGTGTCAGCCGAGTCATCCGCGCACTCCGTTGA
- a CDS encoding sodium-dependent transporter, whose protein sequence is MKAREQWTSKIGFILAAAGSAIGLGAIWKFPYETGANGGSVFILLFILSTVLIGLPILLAEFVIGRRGQADAVSGLKKQAPGKPWYLIGWSGFIFSFLILSFYSVVGGWVLSYLVRAVTLQLSGLGDADFAELFGGIISNPWEVLIAQAAFMGLTIWIVQGGIKAGIERASKIMMPALLIFFVILMIRSLTLDGAMEGVRFMFVPDWSFFNFETALVALGQAFFSLSVGVAGMITYASYLKKSENLTRSAVSVVTLNIVISIMAGLIIFPAVFALDYLPDQGPGLVFIILPAIFDQLFMGQFLIIIFFILLLFATLTSSISMLEITVSIAVKNKYDRRRRLAFIIGLAIFVVGIPSALSFGVMSEPVFFGYTFFDFVDILTSRIGLPLGALFISLFAGYVLSNKDAHDELTQQKTWVEVWRVLVRYVAPAAIIIVFINGMIDIFT, encoded by the coding sequence ATGAAAGCACGTGAACAATGGACGTCCAAGATCGGTTTCATACTCGCAGCAGCCGGCAGTGCAATCGGCCTCGGGGCGATCTGGAAGTTCCCATACGAAACCGGAGCGAACGGGGGCAGCGTGTTTATTTTGCTGTTCATCCTGAGCACTGTCTTGATCGGCTTGCCGATTTTGCTTGCTGAATTCGTTATCGGGCGCCGCGGACAGGCAGATGCTGTCAGCGGACTCAAAAAACAAGCACCCGGAAAGCCGTGGTATTTGATCGGCTGGTCCGGATTTATTTTTTCTTTCTTGATCCTTTCCTTTTACAGTGTAGTCGGCGGCTGGGTGCTATCATATCTCGTACGCGCCGTTACCTTGCAATTGTCGGGGCTAGGCGATGCAGATTTTGCCGAGTTGTTCGGCGGCATTATCAGCAATCCATGGGAAGTGCTGATCGCTCAAGCAGCGTTCATGGGACTAACCATCTGGATCGTCCAAGGCGGCATCAAGGCCGGCATTGAACGCGCCAGCAAAATCATGATGCCAGCCTTGCTCATCTTCTTCGTCATCTTGATGATCCGTTCGTTGACACTTGACGGGGCAATGGAAGGCGTCCGCTTTATGTTCGTGCCTGACTGGTCGTTCTTCAATTTCGAAACGGCACTTGTCGCTCTCGGGCAAGCGTTCTTCTCCTTGAGCGTCGGCGTCGCCGGAATGATCACTTATGCATCTTACCTTAAGAAATCCGAGAATTTGACGCGATCAGCTGTAAGCGTGGTGACTCTAAACATCGTCATTTCCATCATGGCTGGATTGATTATCTTCCCTGCAGTATTCGCACTTGATTACTTGCCGGATCAGGGGCCAGGCCTTGTCTTCATTATCTTGCCGGCCATTTTTGACCAATTGTTCATGGGGCAATTCCTGATCATCATTTTCTTCATCCTCTTATTGTTCGCGACTTTGACTTCATCCATTTCGATGCTTGAGATCACCGTCTCAATCGCCGTGAAGAACAAATACGACCGCCGCCGCCGTTTGGCATTCATTATCGGCTTGGCGATCTTTGTAGTCGGCATCCCAAGCGCCCTATCGTTCGGCGTCATGAGCGAGCCCGTTTTCTTCGGCTATACGTTCTTTGACTTCGTGGATATCTTGACGAGCCGCATCGGCTTGCCGCTCGGAGCATTGTTCATCTCCCTGTTTGCGGGATATGTCCTGAGCAATAAAGATGCGCACGATGAATTGACACAGCAAAAGACATGGGTCGAAGTATGGCGTGTCCTAGTCCGCTACGTCGCACCGGCCGCTATCATCATCGTCTTTATCAACGGCATGATCGATATCTTCACCTGA